TTGATCTGCTGCTTGTAGCTGATGCCGATATAGGCGATGGAGTAGGAGTTGTTCTTCAGCGCGTCGACCATGCCGGAATTGCCTTCCGCACCGATGCTCCCCTGCACGGGCGCCCAGCTCACCGAGGTGCCGTAGCTGTATTTCTTCGACCACCAGGGCGTGGACTTGCTCAGGTACTGGGTGAAAATGAAGCTGTCGCCGGAACCGTCGCTGCGATGCACGGCGATGATCCGGTGATGCGGCAGGTGCACACCGTGGTTCATGCGGGCGATGCGCGCATCGTCCCACTCGGTGATCTTGCCGGCATAGATGTCAGCCAGCACCGGGCCGCTCAGCTTGAGGTGCTTATGGTTCAGACCGGGCACGTTGTAGTTCACCATCTGGCTGGAAATCGCCAGCGGGATGTTCAGCATGCTGGGCTTGCGCTTCATCTGCGCGTTGCTCAGATAAGCGTCGGAGGCGCCGACCTGGGCCAGCCCCTGCATGGACTGGGCCTGGCCGGTACCGCTGCCGGTGCTGGCCGTGGTGATGTGCACGTCGGCATGATGCCTGGCATAGGCCGGCACCCAGAGGTTGAACAGGGGATAAACCAGACTGGAACCGGTTTCGAGCACATTGACCGAAGCCGATGCCATGCCGGAGGCCATCAGGACCGTGCCAGCGGCGACGCCGATGGCAGCTTGGCGCAGCCAGCGCCCGGAAATGGATT
This portion of the Gammaproteobacteria bacterium genome encodes:
- the pstS gene encoding phosphate ABC transporter substrate-binding protein PstS; amino-acid sequence: MLSKKSISGRWLRQAAIGVAAGTVLMASGMASASVNVLETGSSLVYPLFNLWVPAYARHHADVHITTASTGSGTGQAQSMQGLAQVGASDAYLSNAQMKRKPSMLNIPLAISSQMVNYNVPGLNHKHLKLSGPVLADIYAGKITEWDDARIARMNHGVHLPHHRIIAVHRSDGSGDSFIFTQYLSKSTPWWSKKYSYGTSVSWAPVQGSIGAEGNSGMVDALKNNSYSIAYIGISYKQQINAAHLGEARLKNRDGHFVLPTVRTVKAAAASMVPKTPADQRISLIFAPGKYSYPIINYEYALVDSQQPSKEMADNLRTLLSWAISSRGGNAEHFMKKVHFVPLPSSVAKLSRAQIEKIHA